From Micromonospora nigra, one genomic window encodes:
- a CDS encoding iron ABC transporter permease codes for MTAPPRPEPATAPAPGGRTSRPRVVGVFLAATLLLLVVAAVHLTQGTSTIGALDLLRLVVGTDDEAARVLVASRLPRLLAGLAIGVALGFAGAALQSIARNPLASPDTLAVNAGAHLAIVGVAAFGIALPALPAGGLAFVGGLAAAGLVMAMSAGGQAGTTRLILAGSATALALSSVTTLLLLLFEQATIGLFAWGNGSLVQSDLTALTQLAPVIVGAVAVLMLLGHRLDILALGDDTATVLGLDVRRTRLIVTVLAVLLSSAAVTLTGPVGFVGLCAPVIVRLLGPLVPGVHRHRVLLPLSGIAGVVVVLGSDVLLRAVMGAQAGVDIPTGVVTTLLGAAILIWLARRHRDAGPTRRPPGGHAAVRSAGFHRLVVAGTATVAVTAVAVGMLVGDTWVLLGDVVNWINGTTGPAYTFVLDQRWPRVAAAVLAGAALAVAGTTVQAVCRNPLAEPGILGITAGAGLGAVSLLTFVPLAGVWAVSGVAGLGAMLAFALVYGVAWRGGLSSDRLVLIGFGAWQGGTAVITFLIVAFDPWNTGKALTWLSGSTYGRTAGQVLPVAIALLVLVPAVVAARRELDLMALDDDTPRVLGVRLERTRLVALGATALLTSTAVSAVGVIGFVGLVAPHAARALVGGRHARVLPVAALLGAALVSIADSLGRTVIAPAQIPAGLVTAMIGTPYFVWLLWRSRAAAATAR; via the coding sequence CTGACCGCACCCCCACGCCCGGAGCCGGCCACCGCGCCGGCTCCGGGCGGGCGGACCTCCCGACCCCGCGTCGTCGGGGTCTTCCTCGCCGCGACCCTCCTGCTGCTCGTGGTCGCGGCCGTGCACCTGACCCAGGGCACCTCCACCATCGGCGCCCTCGACCTGTTGCGCCTCGTGGTGGGCACCGACGACGAGGCCGCCCGCGTCCTGGTCGCCTCCCGACTGCCCCGCCTGCTCGCCGGGCTGGCCATCGGCGTCGCACTCGGTTTCGCCGGTGCCGCCCTCCAGTCCATCGCCCGCAACCCGCTGGCCTCGCCCGACACCCTCGCCGTCAACGCCGGAGCCCACCTGGCCATCGTCGGCGTCGCCGCGTTCGGCATCGCGCTGCCCGCGCTGCCCGCCGGTGGCCTGGCCTTCGTCGGTGGCCTCGCCGCCGCGGGACTGGTGATGGCCATGTCGGCCGGGGGACAGGCCGGCACCACCCGGCTCATCCTGGCCGGCTCGGCGACCGCCCTGGCGCTCAGCTCGGTCACCACCCTGCTCCTGCTGCTGTTCGAGCAGGCCACCATCGGGCTGTTCGCCTGGGGCAACGGCTCGCTCGTGCAGAGCGACCTGACCGCCCTCACCCAGCTCGCCCCGGTGATCGTCGGTGCCGTCGCCGTCCTGATGCTGCTCGGGCACCGCCTCGACATCCTCGCCCTCGGCGACGACACCGCCACCGTCCTCGGCCTCGACGTGCGGCGCACCCGGCTGATCGTCACCGTGCTGGCCGTGCTGCTGTCCTCGGCCGCCGTCACCCTCACCGGGCCGGTCGGATTCGTCGGCCTCTGCGCGCCGGTCATCGTCCGGCTGCTCGGCCCGCTCGTGCCCGGCGTGCACCGGCACCGGGTCCTGCTGCCGCTGTCGGGCATCGCCGGGGTCGTCGTCGTGCTCGGCTCCGACGTGCTGCTGCGCGCCGTCATGGGCGCCCAGGCCGGCGTCGACATCCCCACCGGCGTGGTCACCACCCTGCTCGGTGCGGCCATCCTCATCTGGCTGGCCCGCCGGCACCGCGACGCGGGCCCCACCCGCCGCCCACCCGGCGGTCACGCCGCCGTGCGCTCCGCCGGCTTCCACCGCCTGGTCGTCGCCGGCACCGCCACGGTCGCCGTCACCGCCGTCGCCGTGGGCATGCTCGTCGGCGACACCTGGGTGCTGCTCGGTGACGTCGTCAACTGGATCAACGGCACCACCGGGCCGGCGTACACCTTCGTGCTGGACCAGCGCTGGCCCCGCGTCGCCGCCGCCGTCCTGGCCGGCGCGGCCCTCGCGGTCGCCGGCACGACCGTCCAGGCGGTCTGCCGCAACCCGCTCGCCGAGCCTGGCATTCTCGGCATCACCGCCGGTGCCGGCCTGGGGGCCGTCTCGCTGCTCACCTTCGTGCCACTGGCCGGGGTGTGGGCCGTCTCCGGCGTCGCCGGCCTCGGCGCGATGCTGGCCTTCGCCCTCGTCTACGGCGTGGCGTGGCGCGGCGGGCTCAGCTCCGACCGGCTGGTCCTGATCGGCTTCGGGGCCTGGCAGGGCGGCACGGCCGTCATCACCTTCCTGATCGTCGCGTTCGACCCGTGGAACACCGGCAAGGCCCTCACCTGGCTGTCCGGCTCCACCTACGGGCGAACCGCCGGCCAGGTGCTGCCCGTGGCGATCGCCCTGCTGGTGCTCGTCCCGGCGGTGGTCGCGGCCCGGCGTGAGCTGGACCTGATGGCCCTGGACGACGACACACCCAGGGTGCTCGGCGTCCGGTTGGAACGCACCCGGCTGGTGGCGCTCGGCGCGACGGCCCTGCTCACCTCCACCGCGGTCTCCGCCGTCGGGGTGATCGGCTTCGTCGGCCTGGTCGCCCCGCACGCCGCCCGCGCGCTCGTCGGCGGCCGGCACGCCCGGGTCCTGCCGGTGGCCGCCCTGCTCGGCGCGGCGCTGGTCAGCATCGCCGACTCCCTCGGCCGCACCGTCATCGCCCCGGCCCAGATCCCCGCCGGCCTGGTCACCGCCATGATCGGCACCCCGTACTTCGTCTGGCTGCTGTGGCGTTCGCGCGCCGCGGCGGCCACCGCCCGCTAG
- a CDS encoding iron-siderophore ABC transporter substrate-binding protein — translation MIRTRATVLLAAATALLLSACGTTENTAAPEASASAAGGPVTVTDSRGKEITLKAPATKVVGLEWGEVEMLVGLGVMPVGVADTTGYATWVSAAKLDPSVKDVGSRAEPSVDSIVALQPDLVIMQDGRGANLVSQLEKYVPVVVTKGTDAADNLGRMRADLNMIATAVGRTAEAEKVLADFDAALADGKKKIADAGSAGRPFAIADGWKEGSTVSIRMFGQGALVSQIGIQLGLTNAWNGETDAAWGLGQTDVEGLTGLKDPNLHFFYNASDGTDVFADGLAGNAIWKSLPFVEQGNLHRMPDGIWTFGGPLSGKQYIDQFVKTYTA, via the coding sequence ATGATCCGCACCCGTGCCACCGTCCTGCTCGCCGCCGCGACAGCACTGCTGCTCAGCGCCTGCGGCACCACCGAGAACACCGCCGCCCCCGAGGCGTCCGCGTCCGCCGCCGGCGGGCCGGTCACCGTCACCGACAGCCGCGGCAAGGAGATCACCCTCAAGGCCCCCGCCACCAAGGTCGTCGGCCTCGAGTGGGGCGAGGTCGAGATGCTGGTCGGCCTCGGCGTCATGCCCGTCGGAGTGGCCGACACCACGGGGTACGCCACCTGGGTCAGCGCGGCCAAGCTCGACCCGTCGGTCAAGGACGTCGGCAGCCGCGCCGAGCCCAGCGTCGACTCCATCGTCGCCCTCCAGCCCGACCTGGTGATCATGCAGGACGGCCGGGGCGCCAACCTGGTCAGCCAGTTGGAGAAGTACGTCCCCGTAGTGGTCACGAAGGGCACCGACGCCGCCGACAACCTCGGCCGGATGCGCGCCGACCTCAACATGATCGCCACGGCCGTCGGCAGGACCGCCGAGGCCGAGAAGGTGCTCGCCGACTTCGACGCCGCGCTCGCCGACGGGAAGAAGAAGATCGCCGACGCGGGATCCGCCGGCCGACCGTTCGCCATCGCCGACGGTTGGAAGGAGGGCAGCACCGTCAGCATCCGCATGTTCGGTCAGGGCGCGCTGGTCTCCCAGATCGGCATCCAACTCGGCCTCACCAACGCCTGGAACGGCGAAACCGACGCGGCGTGGGGCCTGGGCCAGACCGACGTCGAGGGCCTGACCGGGCTCAAGGACCCGAACCTGCACTTCTTCTACAACGCCTCCGACGGCACCGACGTCTTCGCCGACGGCCTCGCCGGCAACGCCATCTGGAAGTCGCTGCCCTTCGTCGAGCAGGGCAACCTGCACCGCATGCCCGACGGGATCTGGACCTTCGGCGGCCCGCTGTCCGGCAAGCAGTACATCGACCAGTTCGTCAAGACCTACACGGCGTGA
- a CDS encoding 2'-5' RNA ligase family protein, which produces MVAALELYLDPVATRRIRVLWEALEGEGVQSMRSLLEQRHRPHVSLAVAPRFDPDRVAAALAGTVVAAPLRLTFQHAGQFVGRVLWLGPTPTAELLEHHRLVHARLAEAGISLVEHYQPGRWVPHCTLSMRVPNVLMAAAVRRCLEVLPMAATVVGAALTDHARGIARPLP; this is translated from the coding sequence GTGGTCGCCGCGCTGGAGCTCTACCTCGACCCGGTCGCCACCCGCAGGATCCGGGTGCTGTGGGAGGCGTTGGAGGGCGAGGGCGTGCAGAGCATGCGTTCGCTGCTGGAACAGCGGCACCGGCCGCACGTCTCCCTCGCGGTCGCGCCCCGCTTCGACCCGGACCGGGTCGCGGCGGCGCTCGCGGGCACGGTGGTGGCGGCCCCGCTGCGGTTGACGTTCCAGCACGCCGGCCAGTTCGTCGGCCGGGTGCTGTGGCTCGGGCCGACCCCCACCGCCGAGCTGCTGGAGCACCACCGGCTGGTGCACGCCCGGCTGGCCGAGGCCGGGATCTCGCTGGTGGAGCACTACCAGCCGGGGCGGTGGGTGCCGCACTGCACCCTGTCGATGCGGGTGCCCAACGTGCTGATGGCCGCCGCCGTGCGCCGCTGCCTGGAGGTGCTGCCGATGGCGGCCACGGTGGTGGGGGCGGCGCTGACCGACCACGCCCGCGGCATCGCCCGGCCACTGCCCTGA
- a CDS encoding ABC transporter ATP-binding protein, with translation MSSGFESPCLRGVDLRLGYHGIPVVHGAAIALRPGAVTALVGPNGSGKSTLLRALARLHPVDAGAVHLADGTAAADLPAREFARRVTLLAQSRPVPSGVTVRDVVGYGRHPYRGRWRADDPDGPAAVARAMAVTGVTTMADRPVDELSGGELQRVWLATCLAQDTPVLLLDEPTTFLDLRYQVEILDLMRDLADDHRVAVGVVLHDLNQAAAVADEVVLLHDGRVRATGTPAEVFTEAALTETYGIRIEVRTDPVSGLVTTRPVGRHLTRVPV, from the coding sequence ATGTCGAGTGGATTTGAGTCGCCATGTCTGCGCGGCGTCGACCTGCGCCTGGGCTACCACGGAATCCCCGTGGTGCACGGGGCGGCGATCGCCCTGCGCCCCGGCGCCGTGACCGCCCTGGTGGGGCCGAACGGCAGCGGCAAGTCCACTCTGCTGCGTGCGCTGGCCCGGCTGCACCCGGTCGACGCCGGCGCGGTGCACCTCGCCGACGGCACCGCCGCAGCCGACCTGCCCGCCAGGGAGTTCGCCCGCCGGGTCACCCTGCTCGCCCAGAGCCGGCCCGTGCCCAGCGGGGTCACCGTGCGCGACGTGGTCGGCTACGGCCGCCACCCCTACCGGGGACGCTGGCGAGCCGACGATCCCGACGGACCCGCCGCCGTCGCCCGCGCGATGGCGGTCACCGGCGTGACCACGATGGCCGACCGACCCGTCGACGAGCTGTCCGGCGGCGAACTGCAACGGGTCTGGCTGGCCACCTGCCTGGCCCAGGACACCCCGGTGCTGCTCCTCGACGAACCCACCACGTTCCTCGACCTGCGCTACCAGGTGGAGATCCTCGACCTGATGCGCGACCTCGCCGACGACCACCGTGTCGCCGTCGGCGTCGTGCTGCACGACCTCAACCAGGCCGCCGCCGTCGCCGACGAGGTGGTGCTGCTGCACGACGGCCGCGTCCGCGCCACCGGCACCCCGGCCGAGGTCTTCACCGAGGCGGCGCTGACCGAGACCTACGGCATCCGCATCGAGGTCCGCACCGACCCGGTCAGCGGCCTGGTCACCACCCGCCCCGTGGGGCGTCACCTGACCCGCGTCCCGGTCTGA
- a CDS encoding siderophore-interacting protein has protein sequence MTHTLPIAPWRLFTVEVRAVRRLSPSFVRVTFTGPDLDRFADNGYDQRIKLALPLPGQRGVYLPEGPDWYARWRNLPEHRRNPIRTYTVRAVRPYLAEVDVDLVLHGDGGPATRWARRVRPGDEIAILGPDAGYGGDHGGVEFRPPSTGCLLLAGDETAVPAIGAICERLPLDARGRVLLEVPETADAQPLLAPPGVEVTWLSRGTGDHGSQLVAAVATVAGELLADVAIPPVTAPVTDVDVDVDSEILWEVPDEVPPSPLYAWLAGEAGMIRTLRRHLVAERGVDRRAVAFMGYWRLGRSHDV, from the coding sequence ATGACCCACACCCTGCCCATCGCGCCCTGGCGCCTGTTCACCGTCGAGGTCCGGGCGGTACGTCGGCTGAGCCCGTCGTTCGTGCGGGTCACCTTCACCGGACCCGACCTGGACCGGTTCGCCGACAACGGCTACGACCAGCGGATCAAGCTGGCGCTGCCCCTGCCCGGCCAGCGCGGGGTGTACCTGCCCGAGGGCCCCGACTGGTACGCCCGGTGGCGGAACCTGCCGGAGCACCGCCGCAACCCGATCCGCACCTACACGGTGCGAGCGGTCCGGCCGTACCTTGCCGAGGTGGACGTCGACCTGGTGCTGCACGGCGACGGCGGGCCGGCCACCCGGTGGGCGCGGCGCGTCCGCCCCGGCGACGAGATCGCCATCCTCGGCCCGGACGCCGGCTACGGCGGCGACCACGGCGGAGTCGAGTTCCGCCCCCCGTCGACCGGGTGCCTGCTGCTGGCCGGGGACGAGACGGCCGTGCCCGCCATCGGTGCCATCTGCGAACGGCTCCCGCTCGACGCGCGCGGCCGGGTGCTGTTGGAGGTGCCGGAGACCGCCGACGCCCAGCCGCTGCTCGCCCCGCCGGGCGTCGAGGTGACCTGGCTGTCCCGGGGGACCGGCGACCACGGCAGCCAGCTCGTCGCCGCCGTCGCGACGGTGGCGGGGGAACTGCTGGCCGACGTCGCCATCCCGCCCGTCACCGCCCCCGTCACCGACGTGGACGTGGACGTGGACAGCGAGATCCTCTGGGAGGTGCCCGACGAGGTGCCCCCGTCGCCGCTGTACGCGTGGCTGGCCGGCGAGGCGGGCATGATCCGTACGCTGCGCCGACACCTGGTGGCCGAGCGGGGCGTCGACCGGCGGGCGGTGGCCTTCATGGGCTACTGGCGACTCGGCCGCTCCCACGACGTCTGA